Within the Anguilla anguilla isolate fAngAng1 chromosome 19, fAngAng1.pri, whole genome shotgun sequence genome, the region CTTCTGTAGCAAAATGGCCGAATACCATTACCATCGTCCTCAAGGCCTTCGCTCCTCACAGACGTTCAGAGACCGTTGCCGGCAGTGCGACCTGCGATGCATActgacaaattaaaattttaaccACCACAAATCACCAGGAAGCACCTGCAAAAATGTTTGTATGTTAGTTATGCTCTGAACAGATctgcaaaggaaaacaaaatcccACACATTTAGCATGCAGAGCAAGATTGGTAACCATGGCAGCAGACACTGGcctgaaataaaaaacttgCTACAAACTTACTGCCGGTGGATTTCTGGACATTTTCACTTGCTGGATTATAAAGTCTCAAGGACAAATGACATTTACACACTGCCAACCCAAAGAAAAAATATCCTTAAACAGTTCAGATTCAAACAGTATTTAATACAGATTCAAACAGTATTTAATACGTAATTTCACATGTACAGGATGTGTTACCGAGTCCCGTTTACCACACGTCGCGGTGCACCCACTTCGCCATGTGACGAGTTTACCTGACGGCCTCAAGAGGGCAGAGCTGAATTCTCAGACTCCGACGACAAGAGGGACAGCGAGTCTGCAGACTGCAAGGCAGGCGGGGGTGCGCCCTCTAGCGACAGTCTGCACCAGTTGCATCGCTGTGGGACAGGGAAAATCCGACAATGAAATTCATAACTTTTTACAATGATGAAATCGTCCgcttcaaacacacactttaaGGGATACACATCCTGATTTTATCAAATAAAACGTGGTCAGAGTCCACgaaaataaatgtctttaaaaCCTGAATCATATTTACATTCGATTATACAGTCGCATATTTACAAGAAATACAAATACGCTACATTTTCCCCACACATCGAAGTCCGTGTTGAGTAAATAATTTAAAGGCTTGTTATACATTATGGTCCATTCAACTTTGCATTTTTGCGTTGAATTCACTGTAGCGGTGAAACATGTCCTCAAAGTCCCTCTGCTGGAACAGGATGGTACTTTCGTAAGTACTATCCAGCGAAGCGTACATGCTTCGCGGCGAGTGCTCTTCTCCGTACAACTGCAAAGAATCTTCGCGCAGTGATAAGTCAATCGCGTCGTGGCAGTCAGCGCTAGGAAATGTCTGGTTTCCGCAATCATTTAGAAGATCACGAAAAGCGTTGTCCATCAAATACTGCGTCGTGTTTTCGGGGGCCATGCTCCCCACCGGCACTGCTCCAGGGCCTACCCGTATCTCCCGTGGCCGCTCGAAACTTCGGTCCTTATGGCAACAACCAACAAAACGCTGCCAGTACACTCCTTTGTTCTGAGCCTTCCGGTCGCGGCCATGGGGCCGAAATTTTCGAGCCGTGGCTTTCACGGCGTCGGCCTTCCATTTTACCCAAAGTTTCTCTCCTTCAGCAAGAAGGCACTTCCTTAGCCGCCATTTCGTGTATCTCAGTCTACGACAGGAACACGACCTTTCCATTTCCAATTCCCCAATAACATCCATCATGTCCATACACATACCACCAAATAACAGTCAAATTACACACAAAGACTTAGGTTCATAGACTAGTACAGTGAAATTAAGTTATAAATCGTACAATGAAAGTTGTTATATAGTAGCCGGCAATGTCAGCTACGTAACccaacagaaaatacacaattGTACAAATTTCTAGCTTATCGCTTCGAATCGGATAAATATTCAGAACAACAATCAAACTGAAAACGAATCGACTCGAATCAAGAAAAGTGGATAAATTCCATACAATCAGGAAACAAAGTACCTGAAAATTGCAGTCACCTAGTCCGTGTAGCAGAAGCCGAAAGAATGACGGGGCAACGCAAGCCGTACGTAGATGGAGTCTGCAGTTGGGTGGGACTTGCAAAAAGACAAAGGCGGCTGCCAATAAAATTGCACCACCACTATCACTGCAACGTATTCATTGGCTCATTGGTTTTCTGTTCCTCAATACCCCGGATACAGTTCACGAACTACTTTCCATTTGTAGATATAGTTCGAGCAACAAATTTGGTTGACCAAGTGATTAgatttattaatgaagatgtGCATATTATTCCAATAACCAAATTGTCATATATTTGCCTATGACATTTTGAGGTTAATCGGGCCTACTACAAAACAATTAGCTCTAAGAAAGGACTGTTGTAACTTTTATTGTGATATGTCCCGCTCTTGTGGTACTACAGGATGTCACTGTCTTTCAGTTGGTACTAGCTCACGCTCTCGTTCTAAGCGAGATGTTCCCTGCTAGCTTTAACAAAAGGTTTATGCTAAAATGCAGTGCATATGTAGCATATTGCGAAACCAAGACACTGtcgaaaaaaaacacaacactgagcccaaaataaatgattacatACACTGTGGAGCTATAATGTACATTCATGTGCCAGTTAACGAAATAATCAGGTCGACCACTTAGCTGTGTAGCTACACCGTAGTTCCACTTGCTATCATATATCTCTATTAGACCATTTTCTACCTAGCTGGATTACAAACAGAACGGTGGTACTGGGTTATATTTCATGAAATACAACACGACATAGCGTGCTAACTGTCTGCTAATGTTAActtagaaaaaaaactacaatccAACTGAAACCAGACTCAACCGCGGAAGCCAAAGACACCGGTTTGGCGAAAGTCAATAAAGAGTAGAAGAATTTGACCAGGCTTTCAGGCTCGTTCGTCCCGTTCCGGTCTTTCATTTCATCCCTAATAGCACAGCACACTTGCACCCGACGTGGGTAGGGCACTATAGAAAGCGGAAGTGGGCCTCCGCCATATTTACCGTGTTGTTTCGGCGTTTGCGAAGCACACTTCTAGTGCCCTTCTCTGCATCTTTTATCCACACGAAGGGCACGAGCGATGGAACCCAAGGATGCAGCCATGATATTCCCGTATAAAAGTAAGCGACATGAtaacatcattttatttcaactttgTCTTGTAAAAATACTCAATTCCCTCATACCCATTTTGAAACGGCATggctattgttattattttggatttatttttagcaattgaactgaactgaattgttGATTGCTGGCTAACTTTAAAcgttaaatgtgtgcatttttaaaatgcttgctTAAATGACAGTGACAGACGAGGACACAGCAAATTTAATCAAATTGCGGGCGTCAAATGAAGCGCTCTTCACGGGGAAGAGAAACGCATCCAAGATTGCATGGAGGTAAGTAGCTGTAACTTCGGCAGCCGGTCCATTCATTCACTTAATTTCCTCTCATCCGTGTGAAGATGTTACTGTTTGGAAAATAAGCATGCCTAAGCATACTGTTTTTAAttagaataaaattaattattattattaatattattattgtgttcaCCATAATTGAGCAGCCTCAATGCGTTCCCCTCGCAGGGCAGTAATAAAAGAGATGGGCTTGCAAGGGAAGGTAACTTCTGGCCAAGCCAGCAAAAAGTGGGAAAACTTAAAGAAGAAATAcaaggtactgtgtgtgtgtgtgtgtgtgtgagagagagagagtttgtaagtgtgtatgcttgtgtgagtgcatgtgcgcgtgtgtgactgtgtgtgagtttgtgagtgtgtatgtgtgtgtgtgtgagcaggcatGAGCCTTATGATAATTCACACATAACTGTAGTGCACAGTGTGCGCATGATCATGTTACGCAGGCTGATCTGTGATAGGTCAGCGCTAGGCGCCCTGTGTATAGTATCTGTGTGCAGTAATGAAACACTGTTGTCTCTCAGGAGCTGAAGTTCCCTCCTGGAGGAATGGGCGCTGGAGCGGACATCACCGCTGCCTCCTGGCACTGGTTCTACCTGATGAACGAGGCCATGGAGGGGCGCCTGTCCGCGAGCGCCCCCGCCCTGTCCACCGTGTCCTACGGCGAGGACGAGCCGGACTCCCCCGGGATGGTCCCGTGCCGCGCCCAGTCCCGAAAGCGGCggagggaggtggagaagaGCGAAATGCTGGAGTTCCTGACCAGCGaggcggggagggaggagagccCGGGCATGGAGGTGAAGGAGGGGGACTCCCTGGAGATGTACgcggagagggaggaggcagagagcGAGCGGGTGGCCCTGGAGACGGAGCgggagagggtggggctggaggcGGAGAGGGTGGGGCTGCACATAcagagggcggggctggagagggagctGGCGGCCATGGACAGGGACCGGGCGGCGCTGGAGCGGGAGAAGGCGGGCGTGGACCGCGACAGGGCGGCTGTGGAGCGTGACAGGGCCCTGCTGGAGAAGGACCGGGCCTCCATGGAGCGGGAGCGGGCGGCCATGGACCGGGACTGGGCCCTGCTGGAGAAGGAGCGCGCCGCCCTGGAGCGGGAGAGAGCCGGGCTGCAGAGGGACAAGGAGGCGGCGAAGCACGGAGCGCTGGAGGTGAAGAACGACGCCCCCGCCCTGGAGCTGGACGCGGAGTCCCTGGAGAGGCGGGAGAGGTTCCTCTCCTTGTTTGAGAAGCTCATTGAAAAATTGtgagagaataaaaaaacacactgatcACTCTCCCAATCGGCTGTGTAGTCCTGAGCAGCCACACGGAAGACCCAAATGTACAAAAGAAAAGCCCCAAATCCCCAGGAGATCAGCCTGCTGCTTTTAAAACTGCGATTGCCAGACTTTCAAGAGTGGGTCTTTGTATAAAACAGGATCTCTGGCGTCGGGAGGGAAGAGAACCATCTCTTCTAGCATCTGTGTCCTTTTGAATAACATTTGCAAAGCcattattgtctttttttagaTTGTCTGCGCCAATCTGCTCACAATGAAGACGTTAAGCCATTTCTGTTCTGGAGAGGTCGTTTAAACTTCTTTATTCAAATGTGGTATTTCAGTACAAATCACAGATAGGCCATAGGCTTAACCCCAACCATACCCCACCACTGAGTCATACAATAGCTTTGGATCATCAAAGCACAGTATATGCTCAAAATAACACTTTTCTTTGTAATATACCAAATATTGCAGCTCCTGTAAAAATTTcccaatatatattttatattacagaCTTTACAACTGTTGCTTGTGTATAAATGCTTCTTTTATTGCGTCAGCCATTCAGTTTGGGTCAGTAGCTGGTCATTTTTGTCCCGCTGTTatctagatttttctaaatgtttgtgtgaattgtGAAATGACCTCCAGAACAATGTGGTGATCGGAGGGATTGTGAgtggaagaaaaacaacactAATGTCTCGTTtgagagtaaaataaaaaaggtgtaATTGAAGCCGATGCGTCTCTTTTCCCCTGTGTGTTTGGGACTGGGGAGGACTGGTTTAGTGACAGTCTCCGTGTCTGTAAATGGCGTCCTCCGATCGGCAAGTAACTGGACTGTAGCTGAGCATGACAGTATTGCTAGTgtgttgtgagtgagtgtgtgtacagtatgcatgcgtgtgtatgtttgtgtgtgtaagtgtgcattgtgtgttcgtgtgtgtgtgtgtggggtgtgtgtgtttgtgtgtgtgaatgtgtgtgtgtggatatatgcgtgtgtgtgtgcatgtgtatttgcgtgtgtggggggttgtgtgtttgcttgcgtgcacatgtgtgtgtgtgggggcatgggtgtgtgtaggtgtgtgggcatgtgtgtgtgtttgtgcgtgcgtgtgtgtgtgtgtgcttaaatTAGGTTGCCTATAGGAACACGAGGCAGGCAGATGTAGGCCTGTGGAGTCTTGCTAAGGTTGATGGGATTGCCATCCAGTCTGATGTCCTCCAGGCCATTGCGAATGTAATTAAAATCTTTCATGTTGCAGAAAGTGTCCTCGTGCATCATCTGGATGTTGTTGTTCTGGAAAAGATGAGGATCAACCAATGAGAGAACAGCACAATACCCCCAAAAAGCTGACAGCCGGAAGcctaaacacac harbors:
- the si:dkeyp-38g8.5 gene encoding reticulocyte-binding protein 2 homolog a; this translates as MEPKDAAMIFPYKMTDEDTANLIKLRASNEALFTGKRNASKIAWRAVIKEMGLQGKVTSGQASKKWENLKKKYKELKFPPGGMGAGADITAASWHWFYLMNEAMEGRLSASAPALSTVSYGEDEPDSPGMVPCRAQSRKRRREVEKSEMLEFLTSEAGREESPGMEVKEGDSLEMYAEREEAESERVALETERERVGLEAERVGLHIQRAGLERELAAMDRDRAALEREKAGVDRDRAAVERDRALLEKDRASMERERAAMDRDWALLEKERAALERERAGLQRDKEAAKHGALEVKNDAPALELDAESLERRERFLSLFEKLIEKL